A window from Pseudomonas kribbensis encodes these proteins:
- a CDS encoding HNH endonuclease, producing MSSLTALDAQGQRLLALLVAKLPSARPANPQTFIGYKEAHDRLGLPQLREKFGESLKAQGLLSLAEWTHETGKPAITGLVIDRSSLMPGKGYFELFGRQPEDFAWWREEIEKSKSFDWLPFLPQEPVPESPAAVDIEGSTDRAEVTTYRIIRDTLLARRVKQLHNYECQLCGHTIILPDGSRYAEAHHVQPLGAPHNGPDILENIVCVCPNHHAELDYGARTLNQTDLRPAEGHSLGGRYLAYHNTNVHKAP from the coding sequence ATGTCTTCCCTTACTGCTCTTGATGCTCAGGGCCAGCGGCTGTTGGCGCTCCTAGTAGCCAAACTACCCTCCGCAAGGCCTGCAAACCCGCAAACCTTCATCGGTTACAAGGAAGCGCACGACCGTCTCGGCCTACCTCAGCTGCGAGAAAAATTTGGCGAAAGCCTCAAGGCGCAAGGACTCCTTTCTCTTGCTGAGTGGACGCATGAAACTGGCAAACCAGCGATCACCGGCCTGGTGATAGATCGCAGCTCATTGATGCCGGGCAAAGGCTACTTTGAGTTGTTTGGTCGACAGCCTGAGGACTTTGCCTGGTGGAGGGAGGAAATTGAAAAATCGAAAAGCTTCGATTGGTTGCCATTTCTCCCCCAGGAGCCTGTTCCAGAGTCGCCTGCGGCCGTTGATATTGAAGGTTCAACTGATCGCGCAGAAGTAACAACTTATCGGATCATTCGCGACACATTGCTGGCACGCCGAGTCAAGCAACTACACAACTACGAATGCCAGCTCTGCGGTCACACGATCATACTGCCTGATGGGAGCCGGTACGCTGAAGCCCATCATGTTCAGCCACTGGGGGCTCCCCATAACGGACCGGACATATTGGAGAACATCGTCTGCGTGTGCCCGAATCACCACGCCGAGCTTGATTACGGCGCGCGCACTCTCAACCAAACCGACCTCCGACCAGCAGAGGGGCACTCCCTTGGCGGCCGCTATCTAGCATACCACAATACGAACGTCCACAAGGCGCCTTAG
- a CDS encoding DUF6124 family protein: MIKPTPNPPETDPVSPYQFPDSRTLNEAAERALDHYLTPQQRIMGSHTKHDPMFLANPAYNSESLLANASESLDSASEMLSNFAAILEPGHRKTALGIAQVVMVAGLAVNQALDHVEVKI; this comes from the coding sequence ATGATCAAACCAACACCCAATCCACCAGAAACCGACCCGGTTTCCCCCTACCAATTCCCCGATTCCCGAACCCTCAACGAAGCCGCCGAACGCGCCCTCGACCATTACCTCACCCCGCAACAACGCATCATGGGCAGTCACACCAAGCACGACCCCATGTTCCTGGCCAACCCGGCCTACAACAGCGAATCCCTCCTGGCCAATGCCAGCGAGTCCCTCGATTCCGCCAGCGAAATGCTCAGCAACTTCGCCGCGATCCTGGAGCCCGGCCACCGCAAAACGGCGCTGGGCATCGCGCAAGTGGTGATGGTCGCGGGGCTGGCGGTGAATCAGGCGCTGGATCATGTCGAGGTGAAGATATGA
- a CDS encoding DUF3916 domain-containing protein, with protein MPLRRLRLSNKKEAPKHPPSSPCTGILGGEFHPRFDEHERYSNWKIPVINTLVEGPQTRIEVQAFCVQQLLEAAAHLSRAAV; from the coding sequence ATGCCCTTGCGAAGATTGCGCCTCAGTAACAAAAAAGAAGCTCCGAAACATCCCCCGTCATCTCCGTGCACTGGAATACTGGGCGGCGAGTTCCATCCTCGCTTCGATGAGCACGAGCGCTACTCAAACTGGAAAATCCCGGTAATCAATACCCTCGTTGAAGGTCCGCAAACACGTATCGAAGTACAGGCCTTTTGTGTTCAGCAGTTGCTCGAAGCAGCGGCCCACCTTTCCCGAGCGGCAGTATGA